The stretch of DNA TCTCCCTCCTCTCTTCTTAGAGGGCATTAACAGACTTTTTTCAGGAGAGGTTTTTGTGATCTCCTCAAAAGTAAAAACACTTTGAAATCTTCGCCCAGGAGAAGTAGGTTTATATTTCTTTATAGGCATTTCACCCTCATGAATCTAAATTATTTTACACCCTCAAAAAATTCTATTTTGTCACCTTCTTTTAAGGTGATAATTGCCTTCTTCCAATCAGGCCTCTTCCCTTCTTTAAATCTCAATCTCCTTTTCTTCCCTCTGATCATTACTATATGAACATCTAAAACATCAACATTAAAGATATTGGAAATAGCCTTTTTTATCTCTTTCTTATTAGCATTAGCATCTACTTGAAATACAACTTTATTTTCCTTCTCTGTAAAGAGAGTGGTCTTTTCAGTAATAACAGGCCTTTTAACAATAACGAATGGGTCTCGCATTATGAAAGTCGCTCCTCAATCTTGTGTAGTGACTCCTCGGTTAATATTACAGTATCATAATAAAGTAAATCATATGCATTCAGGCCTTCTACTCTAAGAACCTTTGCATAGCGTAGGTTTCTCACCGAGAGTTCTAAGTTCTTATTTTCTTCAGAAACAATTAAAATAACGCTTCCAGAAACATTTAGATCCTTTAGCAAAGAAATAATCAATTTTGTCTTTGGCTCTCCTATTTCTATTTTTTCAATCACTTTCAAACTATTG from Nitrospinota bacterium encodes:
- the rplW gene encoding 50S ribosomal protein L23 — encoded protein: MRDPFVIVKRPVITEKTTLFTEKENKVVFQVDANANKKEIKKAISNIFNVDVLDVHIVMIRGKKRRLRFKEGKRPDWKKAIITLKEGDKIEFFEGVK